The following is a genomic window from Engraulis encrasicolus isolate BLACKSEA-1 chromosome 13, IST_EnEncr_1.0, whole genome shotgun sequence.
TTTGAGGGACGGAGGAAAGATGAATAATTTATTTCTTTAAATGAGACACAACCGCATACAGGGCAATTAGCTGCAGTAAATGCATGGAAGCTACCAAAGCTGATGCAGGGGCCACGTTTCTTGGTCTGAAGACAtaggcatgcacgtatgcacacacacacacacaggctttcatCCATTTCTACTATAGAGTGAGTCGAGACCACTCTATATATTATGTAGGggatttatcccccccccccatctattTAACAGTAAATGTTCATTCACGTGGTCTTTCCATAAGCACGCCGCATGAAAATCCTTGAAAGCATtgaagagaacaaaaaaaaaaaacgttaccgCACACTTGCTTGAGTTTGTTCGTTGGATATCAGAGCTAACAGCACATCTAGCCTCTCTACATCGTCATCAAGTTCCCTCAGCTGCGGACAATGTAGAGTCGGAAAACTCGTTCGGTCTAAAAATGAATGAACAAGGTCAAGCAAGTGTGTGGCAAAATTCTTTTGAATTGTGAAATATCCCTGCTTTCACTAttacctagaagctgtgcatggactCTTGGACCTTGACACTATGTTAACTTGAATGCTGCCATTGAAACACTGTTTTGTGCTTGTGCTTTATTTAACGGCATACCTTGTAGGGGCCAAATAATCGCTTTTTGACCTCCAGCCGGAATGCTCGGGCCTTCTCCTCGTCACTCATGTCCGTGGCTCGCAAACGCAGGATCTCGTACACCCGTCTAGCGTGTTTCTGAAGGAGAGAAAAAGGTAAATGGAGAATCAAAGACTCCTCAGTAAAGTAAAGGCACACAGGCTGCAAAGAGGGGAGCGTGGGCAGCTGTACAGACTCACATGGTCCTTTAGGCTCCTTTTTGCGCATGTTAAAGtataccacacacccacacacacacccacacacacacacacacacttcatccagCTATGTGACCGACGTCAGGCTGCGATAATCACCCACAAACAAGAGGGACCCGGGGGAGCAGGAGCTATAATTGGGGTCTGCTATATAGTGGCCTGAGCAtacgtgcaggcaggcaggtaggcaaacTTCACGCGGAGGCCACTTTAAGTGTGCCGGGTATGGGTATATAGGGGGGGGTAAGGGCTCGGGTCTCCCGCTCTAATGGCCCACTACCCCATCTGAGCCGCTGAGCAGAGAGGATTATGGGAAGAGTGCTGGAGGACTGAGATACACAGAAAATGAAGGAATAGCATTAAACCCTCAAAACCcttgctgttgttttgttgtggcTTTGATAGCCTTGTTTGTCATGCGTGCAATGGCCTGCTTCCCTTCAGTAGCCGCTGAGCAGAGAGGATTATGGGAAGAGTGCTGGAGGAccgagacatacagtatatgcacagggcatagaaagagaaagagtggagagacAAAAAGTATTCCCCACGAGCCTGTTGTTTTATTGTGGCTTTGTTGCGTTGGTTGTGCGTTTTAGCGTTCCCTTGCAGCAAATTACTTAGATTTTTTGTGTGGCTTGGTTAGCCTTgctgttggttggtgtgtgtgtgtgtgtgtgtgtgtgtgtgtgtgtgtgtgtgtgtgtgtgtgtgtgtgtatttttgttcgCGTTGATTTTCCCCTGCGGTAAACTACCTTGTTTATCTTTAACTTCTCCTGCGCCTCGCGGGCCATGTCCTCGCTGAAGCCGGAGCTGAGCTTGTCGGTGGCGAAGGGCGGCAGCTCCTGGCACAGCTTCACCAGGACAAAGTCCCGCAGCTTCACGTAGTTCTCCGGCGGGTCCTCGGCtggagaaaaagaacaaaaaaagagaggacGATAGGATAAGAAAAAGGCTGTTGTGAGGCCTATTTAGCACAGCTGAGCAGCAGAGAGCCTTCCCTGTGTCATGCAAAACATCCACATCTTTCACACAACAAAAGACGATAACAAAAGCTTGGAAAAACAGGTAAAGTTTTTCTTTGATGGCTTCCCTTTTCATCAAAGTGCGCAAACCATTCAACACTTCTTTTTTGTTAGTTGGAACACTAATTTGACTGTAGCAGTTcataacacacagagagagtgaagtggagaattggagggaagagaagagaagataaataTATTAATAATTGCAGCATTGTTGAGGGTGTGATTGTGTCAGCATGTGGCAAGCACATTTTCTGCTGGCAACGAACTGGCCAATTTACATACATCCGACCCCCACTCTGACCCTactagtctgagagagagagagagagagagagagagagagagagagagagagagagagagagagagagagagagagagagagagagagagagagagagagagagagacagagtgtggccAAGCAGGGTCTAATTCTACGATCAACATCATCCTGCATCCTCcaggataggggaggaggagggggtaaaaATATATAAGGCCTTCTTTGCATCTCGCCTCTGCTGGCCTTATTTGACTAACAACTGTTTCATAAATGTCATCTGAATAATTGAACCTGAATAACATTGCATCTTGAAGCATTGTAGTTTGGTGTAAGTCACTAAAaaagcaaataaacacacacacaaacaaacaacaaaagaaaaagataTCCTAATGTGCCTTCAATAACGTTGCGATAACTGACGAAGCTTCTGAGAGTTCGGACTAACACGCATTTGTGGCTTCgtccaggatttttctgctcccccTTCTTTATTTTTTCCGTAACGTTACGTTTGTCGTGGTCAAAGCGGACTTTTTCACTTTTAACCTGGAGTATAAACTGTCGTGACGACACGCAGCCTTCCTCACCTGTGATGTCCTGTACTTTGGGAGAGTTGCAGTAGAACCTGTGAACCGTCTCCAGCAGCTGAGCCCCATGTCCCTCTCCCTGGAACGGGGGCAGGACCAGCATTTGGCtgaggagagagcgagcgagagagcgagagagagagagagagagagagagagatggatagagatagagatagagatagagagaaagaggagagagaagatgaaagagcAGCCTTCTCCCTGACCTCTGCTCCAGTGTAGCAGGTCAGTCCACTCGTGCCCTGATGGGACCCACACTTCTATTTACTTCTATTTAGCCTGGGTGGCCACTACGACAGCCTCCCTGTGCTCTGATGGGACACACTCTTCTATTTAGCCCGGGTGGCTAGTCTTCTATTTAGCCCGGGTGGTCACTCTTCTATTTAGCCCGGGTGGCTAGTCTTCTATTTAGCCCGGGTGGTCACTCTTCTATTTAGCCCGGGTGGCTAGTCTTCTATTTAGCCCGGGTGGTCACTCTTCTATTTAGCCCGGGTGGCTAGTCTTCTATTTAGCCCGGGTGGTCACTCTTCTATTTAGCCCGGGTGGCTAGTCTTCTATTTAGCCCGGGTGGTCGCTCCGGCCACACAGCCTCCCTGGGCTTGATGTCACCggggcaacggcaaaaatgaatAGGGCACATCAGGTAACATTTCAAAGTGACTACTTATACACATAAATCAATGCTGAAGAGAGAGGAttattttaaaacagtgcaaagctTAGCTGACCAGTTTGCTTCCATCCATCccaagtgttgtgtgtgtatgtgtgtgtgtgtgtgtgtgtgtgtgtgtgtgtgtgtgtgtgtatgtgtgtgtacacgagtgtTTAAACACAATGTGTGGCCGTGCTATTCAATTATCATCAAAAGCCTCACTCAATTGATTTGACTGCAGCAGACTTAATGAAAAGTTACGATTGCAGGCCCATCAATGGATCATAGccactgttgaaaaaaaaaaaaaccaacaccaCAGtacttgttttattattttttgaaatAAAGATGTTGATTACTTCATCATCCCTGCTGTAACAAAACCAAAGCCGGTTTATTGGATACATAAGCCAGTAATTTGGGACATTTGGAGACAAGGAAGACAGATATGTGTAAttttcccttccttctctctctctctctctctctctctctctctctctctctctctctctctctctctctcagcacaaaAGGGAAAAGGCACGTGCTTCCCTGGCAATTACCTTACACGTGGTCGGGTTTTGTCTGGGTACACGTAGTAATTATAAACTGTCATGTAGCCAACTGTCGCGTAGAGAGTCTCGCCGTCCTTATTGTACTTCTCGAATCTGCAGatgagaaagaaacacacacatgcacacacacacgcacacgcacgcacacacaaaacaggtcAATTACAGGCACACTGTCCATGTGGAGACCATTTTGCGCCCCCGTCGACCCCCCCCCTGCcctctacccccaccccacctaccCCTCACTCTACTGTCCTGGTTTTCAGTGTCAGCATGCTGCTATCCGGCAGACCCCAATTGGTACACCTGCTAGGGGCTGAATGCATCATGCACTTAATTGGAGCACTGCAACTTAGGGTAGGACAGGACGGGAAGGACGGATGGATGGGGGTGGgtagggaaggtgtgtgtgtgtgtgtgtgtgtgtgtgtgtgtgtgtgtgtgtgtgtgtgtgtgtgtgtgtgtgtgtgtgtgtgtgtgtgtgtgtgtgtgtgtgtgtgtgtgtgtgtgtgtggaggagcaggagggatgGGTATATGGGGGTGTCTAGCCTCTCCAAATCACTTCAGTCCATTTGTCCATTGTCAGCATTAATAGGTGGCGCGCAAAAGAAAACACTGGCGGAGACTCTTTTTACTGTTTGAGATTCCATTCAGTGTTCCAAAAGACAACAGTGTTCAATTCAGCTCGCGGGCCAGCACAAAAAAATgggggccaaaaaaaaaaaaaaggaaagtggCCCAGGGAACAAAAAGGTGGGGGATCGGCGGATCAACAATTCACctctaggaggaggaggaggaggaggaggaggaggagggcctggAGGGGGGATAATTAAAGAGGCCTGGTAATTGGGCACTATTGGTACAAAGGGGGAACGCTGGTCTCTGGCCAGGGAATGTAGGGGGTGGCATGCAGACGAGGAGAgagggctactgtgtgtgtgtgtgtgtgtgtgtgtgtgtgtgtgtgtgtgtgtgtgtgtgtgtgtgtgtgtgtgccatatctctgccatcataggcagtttatTCATCTGGAGACAGAGGTACCATAGATAGCCATAAAAAATATAAGACTGATTAACTGATGATTACAACTCTCTTACAACTCCGCTGTGATATTTGGATCTGTGTATCGTTCAAtgggctgcgatccaaataaaagttttcaaatgtgtatgtgtgtgatctgAGTTAGTGCTGTGGCCTGGAGGAGACACCCACACCAAGAAGAAGTCCCAGCGGTCGTCGTCCACGTCGATGTAGCTGGCCGTCTCAATGAACCACATGAGGAAGGTCTGGAGCCGCTCATGGTACTCCTGGAAGCCAGGGCAGGACAGGTCGgcctggagggagggatggagggagagagagagagagagagagagagagagagagagagagagagagagagagacagagagagagagagagagaacatggaggATGGCAGCATCCGTTAGAATCAGAAGGAAACAGGGAAATAAAAGGCAGATCTCCTGCTAACATGACGATACAAAACAGGGGACCAAGGGACCAATGTTTAACTGATTACTTTGCTGGTTGACAAACACAGTAGATGAAATGTTTCAAAGCATTGCCATAGGCACTATTCCAAGAAAAAGGGTTCAGTAGCAATTCAGTTGAAGTTAACTTGGAGGCAGAGTTAGATGAGCGATAAACCATTTCCTTAACAAAATGACACCTGCAGGTTGGCCGCTTTCTGTTGGTTAACTTAGTCAGgtctatcacttaaccatgttcttggagtaACACCCCTGGTGAAGGGCCTCATCCATTTGAACGCTGTGTATTCAAAGAAGAGAGTAGCAAAATGTATGGCATACTGCATACTTCATGGGTCCAGTAGGTGAAACTTGTGGCATAGTGCAAACTTTATCGGTCTGGTTGGGCAAACCTGTGGCATACTGCATACTTTATGGATCTGGTGGGCCAAAAATGTGGTATATTTCATACTTTGTGGATCTGGTAGGTGATGTCCTCGCCTGCGTCCTCGTTGTGGATGCTGTATGTGTGGATTAGGCTGCCGAAGGGCTTAAAGTTGCCCTCCTTCTCCAGCAGTGAGATGAAGTCGTCCGTGTTGCAGCAGAACCCCTGGGGGATGATCTCTCGGATCTTACCCTCCACGTCGTCAGG
Proteins encoded in this region:
- the hat1 gene encoding histone acetyltransferase type B catalytic subunit isoform X1, translated to MADVNAMEKKLAEYKCDTNDAICLKLVRFAEDVDDEGTTFHPEYSHQLYGDDEVAFGYKGLQIQLYYSAGNLNTLFKVKYSSKVTEKFDCVEPDDVEGKIREIIPQGFCCNTDDFISLLEKEGNFKPFGSLIHTYSIHNEDAGEDITYQIHKADLSCPGFQEYHERLQTFLMWFIETASYIDVDDDRWDFFLVFEKYNKDGETLYATVGYMTVYNYYVYPDKTRPRVSQMLVLPPFQGEGHGAQLLETVHRFYCNSPKVQDITAEDPPENYVKLRDFVLVKLCQELPPFATDKLSSGFSEDMAREAQEKLKINKKHARRVYEILRLRATDMSDEEKARAFRLEVKKRLFGPYKKNQREMAKMRKCLRPEELLSQVNQLDTQLQHEELERSYQEVLAEYRRTIERLARL
- the hat1 gene encoding histone acetyltransferase type B catalytic subunit isoform X2, with protein sequence MADVNAMEKKLAEYKCDTNDAICLKLVRFAEDVDDEGTTFHPEYSHQLYGDDEVAFGYKGLQIQLYYSAGNLNTLFKVKYSSKVTEKFDCVEPDDVEGKIREIIPQGFCCNTDDFISLLEKEGNFKPFGSLIHTYSIHNEDAGEDITYQIHKADLSCPGFQEYHERLQTFLMWFIETASYIDVDDDRWDFFLVFEKYNKDGETLYATVGYMTVYNYYVYPDKTRPRVSQMLVLPPFQGEGHGAQLLETVHRFYCNSPKVQDITAEDPPENYVKLRDFVLVKLCQELPPFATDKLSSGFSEDMAREAQEKLKINKKHARRVYEILRLRATDMSDEEKARAFRLEVKKRLFGPYKKNQREMAKMRKCL